In one window of Podospora pseudopauciseta strain CBS 411.78 chromosome 2 map unlocalized CBS411.78m_2.2, whole genome shotgun sequence DNA:
- a CDS encoding uncharacterized protein (COG:B; EggNog:ENOG503NVZC) encodes MSASPRTQQKRTAHTCITCRARKVRCDGRKGTCTNCERLGFGCSYDEHTGVEVVQTDAAVSRIAIPRRRVRRACQNCHEKKARCSGSTPSCDRCTAQGLHCVYLPGKRSLPLASPATASAASATSAPPATIHPPDSPSYDDGHSGRSAFASGTASPAPASAARAEPEEDLVLRAFDAFFRHVHHIPKFSFLHRASLMERYHAGSLDRSLVLALIAITALLTDLGPGMGEYGSQCMEEAVSLCLAGMEKPSIVRLQALVIAVEHRIFSRRFSGAFMLHALASRFATALRLNYENPELCFLARESRRRLMWSLYMIDSSISAGQRDVALWPDAERQIHVHLPCNERNFEFDLPEATESLRPPPPEPGMGTAPMPDALGFMALHVRIQWMRARILQCTSQAASSWSQQDLTTLPLRCAELLAELEGFEERLPPSFKWSEGNLRLRTYSPRLGIFVMTHVWWRQCHLDLYRLFLEGLREALPRPMLQQLDPNLVARSRQGCYNHARAMADMFAQLLTLGSSVPVTDLDLPGCAYQCTRALYHGLQTGTGDLAFTLERVQELSAVCLRAAQQSTTGPAAASIQADIERIITHGIKLPEGAPDSPTRNSSDPAPVTKSAIDTRLAGHAQLTPDPAALYTFQPSVPATSAPSIALPSLAVTEPPIPAPVAPSHASGVTTGSNAFEEVLSGFTFGPELYGMDWSTFPTGWPNQQFTGSNM; translated from the exons atgAGCGCCTCACCCCGGACACAGCAAAAGCGCACCGCACACACGTGCATAACATGCCGTGCCCGCAAGGTCCGATGTGATGGTCGGAAGGGAACCTGTACCAACTGCGAGCGACTTGGTTTTGGTTGCTCCTATGACGAACACACGGGCGTGGAGGTGGTCCAGACCGATGCCGCCGTGTCTCGCATCGCGATACCTCGCCGCCGAGTTCGCCGCGCCTGCCAGAACTGCcatgagaagaaggcccgCTGCAGTGGGTCGACTCCGAGCTGCGACCGGTGCACCGCTCAAGGCCTCCATTGTGTCTATCTCCCTGGAAAGCGCTCACTTCCCCTGGCCAGCCCTgccacagcatcagcagcctCAGCAACATCCGCACCACCTGCGACGATCCATCCGCCAGACTCGCCATCCTATGATGACGGCCACTCGGGACGCAGCGCTTTTGCGAGCGGTACTGCAAGCCCTGCGCCGGCGTCTGCTGCGCGAGCCGAACCCGAGGAGGACCTCGTGCTGCGCGCTTTTGACGCCTTTTTTCGTCATGTACACCATATCCCAAAGTTCTCCTTCTTGCATCGAGCATCGCTGATGGAGCGTTACCACGCCGGGTCCCTCGACAGGTCTCTTGTGCTTGCTCTCATTGCCATCACCGCTTTGCTGACTGACCTGGGTCCGGGTATGGGCGAGTATGGAAGCCAGTGTATGGAAGAGGCCGTGTCACTGTGCTTGGCGGGAATGGAGAAACCATCGATTGTCCGTCTGCAGGCGCTGGTGATTGCCGTTGAGCATCGCATCTTCTCGAGGAGGTTTTCGGGTGCTTTTATGCTGCATGCACTCGCCAGCCGCTTTGCCACGGCTCTTCGACTCAACTACGAAAACCCAGAGCTCTGTTTTTTGGCGCGAGAGTCTCGTCGTCGACTTATGTGGTCTCTGTATATGATCGATTCGTCCATCTCCGCAGGCCAGCGTGATGTTGCTTTGTGGCCCGATGCCGAGCGCCAAATCCACGTTCACCTGCCCTGCAACGAAAGGAACTTTGAGTTTGACCTTCCAGAAGCCACTGAGTCCCTGaggccgccaccaccagaacCCGGCATGGGAACCGCGCCAATGCCGGATGCTCTCGGATTTATGGCCCTTCATGTGCGTATCCAGTGGATGCGTGCAAGGATATTGCAGTGTACCTCTCAGGCCGCCTCATCGTGGTCTCAACAGGATCTGACCACTCTCCCATTGCGATGCGCCGAGCTGTTGGCCGAGCTGGAAGGCTTCGAGGAACGATTGCCGCCGTCGTTCAAATGGTCCGAGGGGAACTTGCGTCTGCGAACCTATTCACCAAGGCTGGGTATTTTTGTCATGACACACGTTTGGTGGCGACAGTGCCATCTCGATCTGTACCGCCTCTTTCTGGAAGGACTGCGCGAGGCGCTCCCTCGGCCGATGCTCCAGCAGCTGGATCCTAATCTTGTTGCCCGCAGCCGTCAGGGCTGCTATAATCACGCAAGGGCCATGGCTGACATGTTTGCGCAGCTCCTGACCCTGGGCAGCAGCGTCCCTGTCACTGACTTGGATCTGCCGGGCTGCGCTTATCAATGCACGAGGGCTCTGTATCATGGGCTTCAAACCGGTACAGGTGACTTGGCATTTACCCTAGAACGAGTTCAAGAGCTCTCTGCTGTTTGCTTAAGGGCCGCCCAGCAATCTACTACTGGGCCGGCCGCTGCGAGTATT CAAGCGGATATCGAACGGATAATCACCCACGGTATAAAGCTCCCTGAAGGCGCTCCCGATTCACCGACTCGTAACTCCAGTGACCCTGCGCCTGTCACCAAATCTGCCATCGACACCAGGCTTGCTGGCCACGCACAGCTCACACCAGATCCAGCAGCCTTGTACACGTTCCAACCATCTGTACCAGCTACATCGGCTCCATCAATAGCCTTGCCAAGCCTTGCCGTCACAGAACCACCAATACCGGCGCCTGTGGCACCTTCACACGCGAGCGGCGTGACAACGGGGAGTAATGCgtttgaggaggtgttgagcGGTTTCACTTTTGGGCCGGAGCTGTACGGCATGGACTGGTCCACATTCCCGACTGGATGGCCCAACCAGCAGTTTACAGGGTCGAACATGTGA
- the cip2 gene encoding carbohydrate-binding module 1 (CAZy:CE15; COG:G; EggNog:ENOG503NXFY), which produces MVALGLATREHYPMGGFISTDKEKGKSITLSELLSFTMVSQTVVSSLLVVLGAAGVRAQQRQSLWGQCGGSGWSGPTLCVDGAWCNPQNQWYHQCIPGSGPTTAQPQVPTTTARPTTTLVTSVVSSTTSPSDPVVTNPPVNPGTCPNTPSGLGTPVANQLNDPFTFHNGNKVTSKADWACRQREISELLQRYELGTLPPKPSSVTASFSGSTLSISVSEGGRSISFAVSINNRPSGAGPHPAIINFGTFGASLPVPAGVATINFNNDDIAQQQGGSSRGRGKFYDLYGSSHSAGALTAWAWGVSRIVDALELTQAQTGIDPTRLGVTGCSRNGKGAIVAGALEPRIALTLPQESGAGGSGCWRIATWQKNNGQNVQDSTQIVQENVWFSPNFNSYVNNVNQLPFDHHLLAGLIAPRALYVMENVDMEWLGKISTYGCMGIARKQWEALGVLDNFGYSQVGGNSHCSFPSSQQGSELNAFIDKFLLKRSGGNTSIFRSTQTHSSFNLNNWSPWAVPSLN; this is translated from the exons ATGGTGGCTCTTGGCCTGGCTACCAGGGAACACTACCCCATGGGGGGGTTCATTTCAA cggacaaggagaagggaaaATCGATCACACTTTCCGAACTTTTGTCTTTCACCATGGTCTCGCAGACAGTTGTTTCCTCCCTCCTGGTCGTCCTCGGCGCCGCCGGCGTCAGGGCCCAGCAACGCCAGAGTCTCTGGGGACAGTGCGGTGGTTCCGGCTGGAGCGGCCCTACACTCTGTGTTGACGGCGCGTGGtgcaacccccaaaaccaatgGTATCACCAATGCATTCCAGGCAGTGGTCCTACCACGGCCCAGCCTCAGGTGCCTACCACCACTGCCagaccaacaacaacgctCGTCACATCTGTTgtttcctccaccacctccccgtcGGATCCCGTGGTGACGAATCCTCCCGTGAACCCCGGTACTTGCCCAAATACACCGTCGGGCTTAGGAACGCCAGTGGCCAACCAGCTCAACGACCCCTTCACCTTCCACAACGGAAACAAGGTCACCAGCAAGGCGGACTGGGCCTGCCGCCAGAGGGAAATCTCTGAGCTTCTCCAGCGCTATGAGCTCGGAACTCTCCCCCCCAAGCCCAGCAGCGTGACGGCCTCCTTTTCAGGAAGCACGCTTTCCATCTCGGTCTCTGAGGGTGGCAGGTCCATTTCCTTCGCCGTCTCCATCAACAACCGTCCTTCCGGGGCGGGTCCGCACCCGGCCATTATCAACTTTGGCACCTTTGGCGCGTCCCTCCCTGTCCCTGCTGGCGTGGCCACCATCAACTTCAATAACGACGACATTGCCCAGCAGCAGGGCGGCTCTTCCCGCGGCCGTGGCAAGTTCTACGACCTGTACGGGTCTAGCCACTCGGCCGGTGCGCTCACCGCATGGGCCTGGGGTGTCTCCCGCATTGTCGACGCGCTCGAGCTCACCCAGGCTCAGACTGGCATTGACCCTACCCGCCTCGGTGTCACCGGCTGCTCGCGCAACGGAAAGGGTGCTATCGTGGCCGGTGCCCTCGAGCCCAGAATCGCCCTCACCTTGCCCCAGGAATCAGGCGCTGGCGGCTCGGGGTGCTGGAGAATTGCCACATGGCAGAAGAACAACGGGCAGAATGTCCAGGATTCAACCCAGATCGTCCAGGAGAACGTCTGGTTCTCGCCCAACTTCAACAGCTATGTCAACAACGTTAACCAACTTCCTTTTGATCACCACTTGCTCGCTGGTCTGATTGCCCCCCGCGCCCTCTACGTCATGGAGAACGTGGATATGGAGTGGCTTGGTAAGATCTCGACCTACGGCTGCATGGGAATTGCCCGCAAGCAGTGGGAGGCTCTTGGTGTGCTGGACAACTTTGGCTACTCTCAGGTCGGCGGCAACAGCCACTGCAGCTTCCCGTCCAGTCAGCAAGGCAGCGAGCTCAATGCCTTCATTGACAAGTTCTTGCTCAAGAGGAGCGGAGGTAACACCAGCATCTTCAGAAGCACTCAGACTCACTCGAGCTTCAATCTCAACAACTGGAGCCCGTGGGCTGTTCCCTCTCTGAACTAA
- a CDS encoding uncharacterized protein (COG:V; EggNog:ENOG503P09X) has protein sequence MACPTHILVTGATGFIGAHVVDMLLSRGFRVTTRSKAKGEAMLAARPRATQASRLDCVVIDDFLGPELDLASTLKGGIDAIVHVASPFTYDTQNNEAELILPAINGVKAVLSAAAEAQTVKRVVITSSFAAVLDVERARKASQYFTYTADDWNPLTYDEAADPKTSAVVAYRWSKKFAELAAWEFVNNFECRGGGLSFDLVTLCPPMTFGPVVHPVVGGPLGLNDSNSQLWKVAIASQQGNELPVARVPFWVDVRDLAQAHVEALLRPEAGGKRYLVSSQERLTYEMAAEIIEHEFPNFVRPEGAPVVERQVVDESHSIDGETAARELGISYRACRETVVDLMRQVGAM, from the exons ATGGCTTGCCC CACCCACATCCTCGTTACAGGCGCCACCGGCTTCATCGGCGCGCATGTTGTGGACATGCTGCTTTCCCGTGGCTTTAGG GTAACTACTCGGTCCAAAGCCAAAGGCGAGGCCATGTTGGCAGCTCGTCCTCGAGCCACCCAGGCATCTCGTCTTGACTGTGTCGTCATTGACGACTTTTTAGGGCCAGAGCTGGACCTTGCTTCAACGTTGAAAGGTGGCATTGATGCCATCGTTCATGTGGCCTCCCCTTTCACATACGACACTCAAAATAACGAGGCAGAGCTGATACTACCTGCCATCAACGGGGTCAAGGCTGTCTTGTCTGCGGCCGCGGAAGCACAAACGGTGAAACGGGTGGTGATCACATCAAGCTTCGCTGCAGTACTTGATGTTGAGAGGGCGCGGAAGGCGTCTCAGTACTTTACCTACACGGCGGACGACTGGAACCCCCTTACGTACGATGAAGCGGCCGATCCAAAGACAAGCGCGGTGGTGGCATATCGATGGAGCAAGAAGTTTGCCGAACTGGCGGCGTGGGAATTTGTGAATAATTTCGAGTGTcgtgggggtgggttgagTTTTGACTTGGTCACCTTGTGTCCCCCCATGACGTTTGGGCCTGTGGTTCATCCCGTGGTTGGTGGGCCTTTGGGGCTAAATGATAGCAACAGCCAGCTGTGGAAGGTTGCGATTGCGAGCCAGCAAGGAAATGAGCTTCCTGTCGCGAGAGTACCATTCTGGGTTGATGTAAGGGATCTGGCGCAGGCGCACGTCGAAGCACTTCTTCGGCCAGAAGCAGGGGGCAAACGGTACCTGGTTTCTTCCCAGGAGAGATTAACGTATGAAATGGCAGCCGAGATCATCGAGCACGAGTTTCCCAATTTTGTGAGACCAGAGGGGGCGCCAGTGGTGGAGAGGCAGGTGGTCGACGAGAGCCATAGTATTGATGGCGAGACAGCGGCGAGGGAGCTGGGCATCTCATATCGCGCTTGTCGAGAGACAGTGGTGGACTTAATGAGGCAGGTTGGTGCAATGTAG
- a CDS encoding uncharacterized protein (EggNog:ENOG503NV42; COG:K; COG:L; COG:O), with product MPPKRAKKAATAAAEPPLDGCKIALSGTFAGMTQSAVKAKAEAVGATVSTAVTEDTTHLVATEADFNKPSAKVTKAQTLGIPIVSFEWLSLSEQKNRKQSEDDFTLGGTASTKTSTSRKRAAVDSTSDTETVAPPAKKSKDGNAKVENGDVKVEDAPPEQKKAKQEKALGEGQVLKRKDTRIPIDDGCPFTSSVVYIDADGVIYDASLNQTNASNNNNKFYRIQLLVDPQGVYRTWTRWGRVGDHGQTQVPATGSLAEAMKQFEKKFKDKSGIAWANRGDNPKPGKYAFVERNYEDDSDDEVAAEDKSKDKTRAGDWTPPKCSLDPAVQHLLELIFNQQYFANTMSDLNYDANKLPLGKLSKATITRGFQSLKDLSELLDDNTLAQSKYSMTYGNAVEQLSNTFYSLIPHNFGRNRPPVIHTQQMVKKEIELLESLSDMKNAAEIMKLDKVGNYDVHPLDKQYEGLKMKEMTVLDPATQEFAELKNYLVNTRGHTHNHSYQVENIFRIERQGEKDRFDASVFGKLNQNRRLLWHGSRATNFGGILSQGLRIAPPEAPVNGYMFDKGIYLADMASKSANYCCSYQSGNTALLLLCEAELGDPMQELLHSSYNAASEAKQKGMISTWGKGTNGPLTWKDASCVEPSLKGVMMPDTATKMPGKTGVAGASLLYNEYIAYDVSQVRLRYLFRVKM from the exons ATGCCGCCAAAACGcgccaagaaggctgccacTGCCGCAGCAGAACCTCCTCTCGATGGCTGCAAGATTGCCCTGAGCGGCACCTTTGCGGGCATGACCCAATCGGCTGTCAAGGCTAAGGCAGAGGCTGTGGGTGCCACTGTCAGCACCGCTGTCACCGAAGACACGACACACCTCGTGGCCACCGAGGCCGACTTCAACAAGCCCTCAGCCAAAGTCACCAAAGCACAGACCCTAGGCATTCCCATTGTCAGCTTTGAGTGGCTGTCCCTCTCTGAACAAAAGAATAGGAAACAGTCTGAAGACGACTTCACGTTGGGCGGCACTGCTTCCACCAAGACCAGCACATCGCGGAAGAGAGCTGCGGTTGACAGCACCTCCGACACGGAAACTGTTGCACCACCGGCCAAGAAAAGCAAGGACGGTAATGCCAAGGTTGAAAATGGAGATGTCAAAGTCGAAGATGCTCCCCCAGAGCAGAAAAAGGCCAAGCAAGAGAAGGCACTTGGTGAGGGTCAGGTTTTGAAACGAAAAGACACTCGGATTCCAATCGATGATGGCTGTCCCTTTACGAGTTCGGTCGTGTACATTGATGCTGACGGCGTCATCTACGATGCCTCGTTGAACCAAACCAAcgcctccaacaacaacaacaagttCTACCGCATTCAG CTTTTGGTGGATCCTCAAGGAGTGTACAGGACATGGACTCGCTGGGGCCGTGTTGGTGATCACGGTCAAACCCAGGTTCCTGCCACAGGTTCGCTCGCAGAGGCCATGAAGCAGTTCGAAAAGAAATTCAAAGACAAATCGGGCATCGCTTGGGCCAACCGGGGCGACAACCCAAAGCCCGGCAAGTACGCTTTTGTGGAGAGGAACTACGAGGACGATTCCGACGATGAAGTTGCGGCAGAAGATAAGTCCAAGGATAAAACCAGGGCCGGCGACTGGACGCCGCCAAAGTGCAGTCTAGACCCTGCGGTGCAGCATCTTCTGGAACTCATCTTCAACCAGCAGTACTTTGCCAACACAATGTCGGACCTCAACTACGACGCAAACAAGCTCCCGCTCGGCAAGCTCAGCAAGGCCACCATCACGCGCGGTTTCCAGTCACTAAAAGACCTGTCAGAGctcctcgacgacaacacaCTGGCGCAGTCCAAGTACTCTATGACGTACGGAAATGCCGTAGAACAGCTGTCCAACACGTTCTACTCGCTCATCCCGCACAATTTTGGTCGCAACCGTCCACCCGTCATTCACACTCAGCAAATGGTCAAGAAGGAAATAGAACTTCTGGAAAGCCTGAGCGACATGAAGAATGCGGCCGAGATTATGAAGCTGGACAAGGTGGGCAACTACGATGTCCACCCCCTCGACAAGCAGTACGAGGGTctgaagatgaaggagatgaCCGTCCTTGATCCCGCCACTCAAGAGTTTGCAGAGCTCAAAAACTATCTGGTCAACACACGTGGGCACACCCACAATCACAGTTACCAAGTCGAAAACATCTTCCGCATCGAGCGCCAAGGCGAAAAGGATCGATTCGACGCCAGTGTGTTTGGCAAGCTCAACCAAAACAGGCGCCTGCTGTGGCACGGTTCTCGCGCAACCAACTTTGGTGGTATTCTCAGCCAAGGCCTTCGTATTGCTCCTCCAGAAGCACCTGTGAACGGCTACATGTTCGACAAGGGCATCTATCTTGCCGACATGGCCTCCAAATCTGCAAACTACTGCTGCTCGTATCAGTCTGGCAATACTGCTCTTCTTTTGCTGTGCGAGGCTGAACTAGGTGACCCCATGCAGGAGCTGCTGCACTCTTCTTACAACGCCGCCAGTGAGGCCAAGCAGAAGGGCATGATTTCCACATGGGGCAAGGGAACAAACGGTCCACTAACATGGAAAGATGCTAGCTGCGTGGAACCTTCTCTGAAGGGTGTTATGATG CCCGACACGGCCACAAAGATGCCAGGGAAAACCGGCGTGGCAGGAGCCAGCTTGCTGTATAACGAATACATTGCCTACGACGTGTCACAAGTCCGCCTCCGTTACCTCTTCCGGGTTAAGATGTAG
- a CDS encoding uncharacterized protein (COG:S; EggNog:ENOG503P498; MEROPS:MER0036028), with protein sequence MASIATPLDLNLPPGAPPGAPPGFTDHTFVSENGVKLSVRVWPADPPVEEPAPFVIWTHGGGWLGGAHFAPLPWLSPGFRTRGYHLVSHNYRLAPQARIDDQLSDCLESVSWLRSNLPSLLGEDKVDVDQYVLVGESAGGHLVTLMAAHLSPPPKAVVDVYGLVDFLSIPHFCDSVQFEPWKPDNPAPWKGEFTDAELDAFLGDRNPENLLTDALAWNEQEVLTEQQIQQYWATDFKYNRRIRLQAELHMRRSLNSDMEGLRKGVMHREKFKTQEDFVAFLEDMSPYRVLMKDQKRTYPPTAFMHGSGDEAVHIDQSYRMAELLKSRGVPVLECYEEGEPHVYDLKYINRNITGWETYVQPVLDFVDSHVGHESKG encoded by the exons ATGGCGTCGATTGCCACCCCTCTTGATCTCAACCTGCCCCCTGGCGCACCTCCTGGCGCTCCTCCTGGCTTCACTGATCACACATTCGTGTCTGAGAATGGTGTCAAGTTGTCTGTAAGGGTATGGCCAGCAGATCCACCTGTTGAGGAGCCTGCTCCGTTTGTAATATG GACTCACGGAGGCGGTTGGTTGGGCGGTGCTC ACTTCGCCCCTCTGCCCTGGCTCAGTCCTGGATTTCGAACCAGAGGTTACCACTTGGTCTCCCACAACTACCGATTAGCCCCGCAAGCCAGAATTGATGACCAGTTGTCCGACTGCCTGGAGTCTGTTTCTTGGCTTCGGTCAAatcttccttctcttctggGCGAGGACAAAGTCGATGTGGACCAATACGTTCTTGTCGGTGAATCTGCCGGCGGCCACCTGGTCACGCTGATGGCCGCCCATctatctcctcctcccaaagcAGTGGTTGACGTCTATGGCTTGGTGGACTTTCTGTCCATCCCGCATTTTTGTGACAGCGTTCAATTCGAACCGTGGAAGCCTGACAACCCCGCACCATGGAAAGGAGAGTTCACTGACGCCGAGCTCGATGCTTTCCTCGGGGATAGAAACCCAGAGAATCTGCTGACAGATGCACTAGCCTGGAACGAGCAAGAGGTTCTCACGGAACAACAAATACAACAGTACTGGGCCACTGATTTCAAGTACAACAGACGCATCAGACTGCAGGCCGAGCTGCACATGAGAAGATCATTGAACTCTGACATGGAGGGACTGAGAAAAGGAGTGATGCATCGAGAAAAGTTCAAAACTCAAGAGGACTTTGTCGCATTTCTGGAAGACATGTCTCCGTACAGGGTGTTGATGAAGGATCAAAAACGAACATACCCGCCGACAGCGTTTATGCATGGGAGCGGGGATGAGGCCGTGCACATTGATCAGAGTTACCGGATGGCAGAGCTGCTGAAGAGCAGAGGGGTTCCTGTACTGGAGTGTTACGAAGAAGGGGAGCCCCATGTCTATGATCTCAAGTATATT AATCGCAATATCACCGGCTGGGAAACGTACGTTCAACCCGTACTCGATTTTGTGGACAGCCATGTGGGTCATGAAAGCAAAGGGTAG
- a CDS encoding uncharacterized protein (EggNog:ENOG503PBKZ): MNSPRLSSPPGARLRHNPIHSLSLRYLLIVPILLAIVTAVVLFQHSDTNIYMLYSQCHARSRIPWLSHIPLLGTPSCFLVSFFGEAAASLRSSAILSVIFSFLAGLLTVSTVEAARICNAPSILIAYPTGLWLIFDLIGGAFVWELIIIPAFFHRSREIITSRRQDLPTSDVPSADPTFGEAMRHLTKTSETIAIPFAVASGFVAPSILMLAHTSPVTVLIWLFFPLWTTFLRQSARKLTTLSLVKLNESWQETLHLESSTLGMVRVYLLPILCSVASHIFLLWTLSQPDDRKEMTRSTLKFITIDAFFVGLTVLYWILVEAGWRVAAMMVFTSVVLGPGAGVCLGWVYREATHNPAGASGSGVTVVAVGAGPGRREEGGEPGEGTPLLR, translated from the coding sequence ATGAACAGCCCGCGGTTGTCATCCCCGCCAGGGGCCAGGCTACGACACAACCCCATCCACAGCCTATCCCTCCGCTACCTTCTTATTGTGCCCATCCTCTTGGCCATAGTAACCGCCGTTGTCCTCTTCCAACACTCGGATACCAACATCTATATGCTCTACTCACAATGCCATGCCCGTTCCCGCATCCCGTGGCTCAGTCATATTCCTCTGCTCGGAACTCCATCCTGCTTTCTTGTCTCCTTCTTTGGTGAAGCCGCGGCTTCTCTCCGCAGCTCGGCCATTCTCTCCGTCATCTTTtccttcctcgccggcctcCTCACTGTGTCGACTGTCGAGGCAGCCAGGATATGCAATGCCCCTTCGATCTTGATCGCCTACCCAACTGGCTTGTGGCTCATCTTCGACCTCATCGGTGGCGCCTTTGTTTGggagctcatcatcatcccggCCTTCTTCCACCGCAGCCGCGAAATCATCACGTCCCGTCGCCAGGACCTTCCTACTTCTGACGTCCCCTCAGCCGATCCGACATTTGGTGAAGCCATGCGCCACCTGACCAAGACCTCCGAGACCATCGCCATCCCCTTTGCCGTGGCCTCTGGCTTTGTTGCGCCATCCATTCTGATGCTGGCCCACACAAGCCCGGTGACGGTTCTCATCTGGTTGTTTTTCCCGCTTTGGACAACGTTTCTTAGACAGTCAGCCCGCAAGCTCACCACACTGTCTCTGGTCAAGTTGAACGAGTCTTGGCAGGAAACTCTGCACCTCGAATCCAGCACTTTGGGTATGGTACGAGTCTACCTTCTTCCCATCCTGTGCTCGGTCGCCTCCCACATATTTTTGCTGTGGACCCTGTCCCAGCCAGACGATAGGAAAGAAATGACGCGGTCGACGCTAAAGTTCATTACCATCGACGCTTTTTTTGTCGGGTTGACGGTCCTGTACTGGATCTTGGTCGAGGCCGGGTGGAGGGTGGCCGCTATGATGGTGTTCACCTCGGTAGTACTTGGCCCTGGCGCGGGTGTTTGCCTGGGATGGGTCTATCGGGAAGCGACACACAATCCTGCAGGCGCTTCTGGGAGCGGAGTGACGGTTGTGGCGGTTGGTGCCGGCCCcgggaggagagaagaagggggtgagcCAGGTGAAGGGACACCCCTCCTTCGTTAA